GTCGCcaattttctgcagagtcagtcgctacagacctccaaacttcatgtggccttcagattagctcaagaacagcataggactcacttctttggtcaaccctggtgaggcctgttccaagtggaacatgtcctggaaaactgttttgtgtttgtgtcaaaaactgaaaaacaccaagaatggagatacaaggttttcttctgagacCAGTGATATATATCCACagacagtgaaaaaaaacatcacaaggCATTTTGCACCAtagtagagagaaaaaaattgcATGTGGTACAGGTAATCTTTAAAGGGCATATTATAATTCTAAAACATTGTACTGTTAAATTTATATCATGCTCATGGGAAATGTGAACATGCCTATGgttaaaacaaacacagtggCTGATAATCcgaaatattaaatgttttttttcatgtagctttttttccctcattgtTTACCATGtcaattcttttttcttttcttttgttttcttttttctttctcaatgTTAATCATAATTGTAATTAACAATAAAACtaaattttcaaaaacatttctatGAAAAGCCATATAGCTTGTGTCATGGGGCTGTTAACGGACTAAAATTCATCTACCCACATAGGTTAATTAATGAATGCACAATAAATAATGTTCTTAGAAACATAAATCTGTAGTTTTGTTTTACCCAAGTTTAAATATCAGATTGTTTCAGTTAAACAGAGGTCCAGCTGTACCGGCAGTGTGTGTCTCTTTCACAATGGAGCACTGCTGGCAGTGGGAGCACTTCAAGGTTTAGACTAGAGGAGACAGACATGGAAAATAAGTTCAGTTGGCAAGCTGCTTCATGGTTATGCAAcggagaggagaaaatgaaaagaaaaaaggacaaaTAAGGCCTTTTTTCCTGAGAAACTCAACCTCTGTAGCGGCTATAGTATAAAAAGCCTTTTTTCTGCTATACGTAATTGTGAAGACTATCCTATGAACATTTAGCATTTTTCTCAAAAGGGAAAATGAATACTCTGAAATTTTCTGGAACAGAGGGCATGGCATAaacctttagttttttttttgtggatttaAAGTCTAGAAGACcaaatgtaggttttttttgcTAGACATCAAAAGCCTACCTGTAATGACTGCCATGTTTTCAGCTTGTTATCATAACCTGTGATTAAACAAATGgaaagacaaaatgagaaagacataaaaagttaagggaaaagaaaagaaaaagcagagcCAGATGTGTCTGGCTCCTCCTCTCTGTCTAAGTAAAACATTCCAGTGGAGCTGGAGACTCTGCACGAGGGCTTTTGCTTTTGCCTCGCACACAAAGACGACCAGGAGTTCTCCGTCTCTCGGCCATGATGAGAACCCTTCAGCTTGTTGTCGTGCTGCTTTGTGGCCTGGCCGCAGCCCAGCAGCAAGCCCTGATGGACTACTTAGAGAGGAGGTTGCTAGCCATCGAGGTAAGCTAGCccctgctctccctctctctgccctgcaCCCCCAGGAATCTGGCTGGGAGGATTAAGGAAACTCCTGCAAACATTATAATTGACTAGTATAAACAGGCATGAAAACACACTGTATATCCAAAGATTTGCTTCTTTCTGCTCTTATGAGATCAAGAGTAATAATAAGGAGtttccccctttgctgcagtcaCAGCTTCTACTCTTTTGAGTAGGCTTTCCAATAGATGTTGGGACACTGCTGTGAGGTTTTGATTGCAATTCGGCCACAAAAGCAGTGAGGTCAGGTAATGTTGTTGGATGATTAGCtatagaaaacaaatgccacTCCAGCTCTTCTCAAATGTGtgtcatcactccagagaatacagTTCTGCTGCTGgggatatatatttatataattctaTCCATTGCTTGGCATTGgtgcatggtgaccttaggcatATATTTGGCTGCTCTAGAGTGCCTCATTTGGTTGGCAATGCTTTTCAGTGGAGATTGCACTAGTTGTGTTTTCACAAATGAATTGGTGCACCTTAATATAGATATTAGGagaggtgtctggatacttttggacatgtagcaTCCAGTAAAAGGACCTTTATGCAACAGCAGCCTGTTTAGCGGACTTTCATCCTGACCTGCACATTCTATTATTCTGCTTTCTAAGAGCATCTTCAATACAGGCATAATTTTAGTGGCTGTTACATGGGACACTTCATACGCATAACACAGGCTGCTCTTTCTTCCCTTCTGCTTGACTGCCCCCATACATAGTGCTCCCTCAGGGTTtatatgcacacagacacatgctcATTTCCCCTCTTTCCCTAGCCGgctctttatctttatcttcTCTATTCcccactcctcctccttctaACTATCTGCCTCTGTGTCTTGGAGCTTTTCTTGTAAAAGAAAGTATCTCTAACCCCCGCCTCCATGCTGACTCTGCACATATGCTCCAGCACAAGGAAGTCAATTCATGTAATTGTGTTCAAAGACACTTCACTTCTAATTCTTTCCACTGACTCACAGATGAGAAAATGAGTTTGCATAGCCAGAGGCTGATCCCTTTGCAGTGCAACTGAAGCTATTTTTAAAGCTGAAGTCGTAATGAGGTCTTTGAGCTGTGTCGGAAAGACCCAGTGTGGTTTACTATAATTTCTCCAAAATAAACACTTAATAAAGATTACACCCACAGTAAAATCTCCAGGGTTCAGTTGTTTCTTggaatgtacacacacaaatacttctgtgaaatgaaatatattgttATATGTTGTCAGtatattacaaaatataaatagaatatattgtaatatatttatttatatttattttatgtttgaatttaacatatattttaaatatgaactTACCTGATactaatatctctctctctgtgtctctgtctctgtctctctctctctctctctctctctctctgtctctctctctgtctctctctgtctctctctctcgatatatatatatatatatatatatatatatgcattatgcatttaaaacatttgcctGGATGACCTTCAAGAAGACTTTTGATGGCACTATTTATAGACACATGCTCAGAATTGTGTATTGTTGCTACAACAAAGCCATCAGATTCCACCTAGAGATAAAAGATTGCTCATAAAGACCAATATACACATTCTGCATATATTCTAGCATATATTCTCCAGCTTATATAAAGCTTTCACCCTATTGAAATTCAAGCAAGTCTCTTCCTTATGTCTTCCTTCAGGACCGCATCTCCTTGTGGCATGAGCAGACAAGCCGCTATGCATCGGAGCTGCGCGAGTTCAAGCAGCAGATGGTGACTCAGCTTGAGGGCCTGGATAAGAACAAGGAGGCACTGCGGACCGAGCTGGACTCGGTGGGTGCACGAGTAGATCGAGTGGAGCGGGAGATGGACTACCTAGAGACACAGAGTGGTGCGCAGCCATGCGTGGATGTGGACGATAAGCTGGTGGAGCAGCAGGTGACTGTGGCCAAGGAGAGGAACAAGGCCAAGTACGCCAAGCTCACGGGTAAAGAGACTTTACAAAAGATTGCATTACATATTAGCTGGGGATATTAATGCGAAAGTATTCAAGGACTGTACCAAAAGTCCCTAGGCAATCTGAAAAGAGAGTTCATAAAAAgatcattcagtgtttttgaaaTGAGATCTGAAAGTACCTTCCAAACATCTGATTCCTTGTTTGGAATGTCTTAGTCATAGTTCAAAGATTCTGGTCCTTCCAATCTGGTCTAGTGGAGGACAAGACATTTATTAGCATAGCACTAGTCCACTTGTTAGGGGTCCGCTGGCATGACTAGCTATAAGCTATAGCTAAACATCAAAAATATTATTAAccatttatgtatatatatgtgtatacacactgctcaaaaaaacaaagggaacactcaaataacacaccctgaatgaatgaaatattctcattgaatactttgttctgtacaaagttgaatgtgctgacaacaaaatcacacaaaaatcaatggaaatcaaatttattaatcaatgcaggcctggatttggagtcacatacaaaattaaagtggaaaaagacactacaggctgatccaactttgatgtaatatccttaaaacaagtcaaaatgaggctcaataTTGTGTGTgccctccacgtgcctgtatgacctccctacaacccctgggcatgctcctgatgaggtggcggatggtctcctaagggatctcctcccagacctggactaaagcagcctgtggtgcaacgtggcgttggtggatggagcgagacatgatgtcccagatgtgctcaatcggattcaggtctggggaacgggccagcttcaatgccttcatcttgcaggaactgctgacacactccagccacatgaggtctaggattgtcctgcattagaaggaacccagggccaaccacaccagcatatggtatCACagggggtctgaggatctcatctacctaatggcagtcaggctacctctggcgagcacatggagggctgtgcggccctccaaagaaatgacACCCcataccattactgacccactgccaaactggtcatgctgaaggatgttgcaggcagcagatcgctctccacggcgtctccagactctgtcacgtctgtcacatgtgctcagtgtgaacctgctttcatctatgaagagcacagggcgccagtggtgaatttgccaatcctggtgttctctggtaaatgccaagcatcctgcacggacgctgtgagcacaacccctgTCTGTGGACgacgggccctcataccatcctcatggagtcggtttctaaccgtttgtgcagacacatgcacatttgtggcctgctggaggtcattttgcagggctctggcagtgctcctcctgttcctccttgcacaaaggcagaggtagtggtcctgctgctgggttgttgccctcctctggcctcctccacgtctcctggtgtactggtctgtctcctggtagcgcctccagcctctggacactatgctgacagacacagcaaaccttgccacagctcgtattgatgtgccatcctggatgagctacactacctgagccacttgtgtgggttgtagagtccgtcgcatgctaccacgagtgtgaaagcaccaccaacattcaaaagtgaccaaaacatcagccagaaagcataggtactgagaagtggtctgtggtccccacctgcagaaccacttttttattgagtgtgtcttgctaattgccaaaaatttccacctgttgtctattccatttgcacaacagcatgtgaaattgattgccaatcagtgttgcttcgtaagtggacagtttgatttcacagaagtttgatttacttggagttatattgtgttgtttaagtgttccctttatttttttgagcagtgtttatttatatatatatatatatatatatatatatatagttcccCTCTTAGTATGGTAAGATAGTTGTTCTACTTTTGATGCTatattcctaaaaaaaaaaaactttatggCTCTAATGTACTTTGTACCACCCTCAAAGACTGCAGTGACATGATCTCCAGCGTCAAAGCTATGAAGATCCTCAAACGGATGGGCGGCAGCAAGGGCATGTGGACCAAAGACATGGGGAGCTCCTCAGGGAAAGTTTACATTTTCAACAGCACAGGGGAAGACACGTTGTACGAGTTCAGCTCTGTCCGGGACTTCACCTCTTCCCAAGGTACTTCAGCAGCGTCCACCATCCAGCTGCCTTCAGCCTGGGGTGGTATGGGTCATGCCATATACAACAATCACTTGTATTATGTAAAGGATGGTGAGGAGATAAGGCTGGTCAAGTTTGACCTGCAGAAAAGTAAGGTGGTGGACAGTGCAGTATTTCCAGCTAAAGACCAACTGCCTGTCTATACCCTGAACCCAGAGACCTATGTTGACCTAGCTGCAGATGAAGAAGGTCTGTGGGCCATTTATGCtacaaaagaaaatgagaacCATGTCTCTCTAGCCAAGGTGGACCCCAAAACGTTGGCCATCGAGCAAATGTGGGACACCCCGTGTCAAAGGGAGAATGCAGAGGCTGCTTTTGTGGTCTGTGGCACTGTCTATGTGGTGTACAACTCCAAGCTCCCAAGTCGCTCTCGAATCCAGTGTGTTTTTGATGTAAGTGACATGGTGACCAATGATGATGCTCCTACAGTGTATTTTCCAAAGCGCTATGGAACTCATTCAAGTCTTAAATACAGTCCCCTGGAGCAACTACTCTATGCCTGGGATGATGGATATCAGATTCTTTACAAGCTGCAAATGAAGAAGAAATTGGACGTGTAGGTGATATTGAACAGAATAATGCCCAGATTTTTATACTATAGCTATACTTAAGGTTTGACATACTTGTTTAAGTTTCTTTCACAGTAGGCCTACCTTTGCTCGCTTTGAATTGTAACTTCAGGACAGTAAAGGGTGTTTTCTCTACAGTAGTGTTGCTGtaatagtaaaaataagtaTGGTTAGACAGTCATTAAAAGTGCAGTGTTTCAGATTTAGGGGATCCATTGCCTGAAACTGAATTTAGTATACAAAATCTTGCTTTCATTAGCATATAATCACCTGTGAGTACgaactgtgttttcattaggtTAATATGAGCCCTTCACAGTTACATAGGGAGAAGGTCTTCTTCCAACACAGGCTGCATGGAGGATCAtgcttattatttagcacagGAAAATGCAAGGGAAGTTGAATCCTCTTTGCCAAGTAAGtgaaaacatgaagaagcaAAATGAAATTGGGACAGACTGTGGCAGAAAATAATTATTAgcactgatgttttcagagtCATGCAGAAGTTGCCTGTTTTCTGCTGGACAGGTAATTTAAAGTAACCCTTTTAGCCATCTCAATGTTGAAAAATTTTCTGAGTGATTTCATGGTTGTCACATTTATGCATACTTATTGGCCACCGTAGGGTCTACTACATCCTTAGAAAGCGAGGGTGAGGGAGTAGTATTTAATTGGTTGCAATCTGCAGTCTCACTTCTAGGCACAAAAAACACTGCACCTTTCAGGGTAATTTGAAGATACCAAATTGTTTTCTACTATTCCTGCCTACCTGCCCAAAAACACTCCTTTATTGGCCCCATTCATTTCTACTTTTAATCTTTGAGTCTGTGATCTGGAAAAATAGCATATTTTTCTCTGTTGCTATTActtcacaatttaaaaaaaaattctggataattcaatcattgacgtataaagtcattcagagaaacTTAGAGAAGCGTCAGAggcctttacagtggtgctggtAAGTACCAAGGATAGTGATGTCTATAacataaatatagacattttatctgTCTTCAGAAAAAATGCAATTACAcaaaaatagtggtaaatctgaataaaaaataatcattttaggGAATGATCAGCTGATGCTGATAATAATGCCAATGCCTGAAcatgtataaaatatagaaCCTGGGACTACATCTACCTGTATTAGCAATGCAGAGAAATCTAAATATGggcaaaaatcataaaaatgcgTTGTTATCTACGGATGAACTATGTAtgcttgtttttaaatgcagGTGTTGTCTTGACCACTTACTGTACTGACTTTGAAAACAACAGAGAATTAAAACTGTATATTCCAAAATGTACAACTTATAGTTGTTTGCAGCCATCGCAGCATTAAACTCtaaatatttccatttattATGTTTAACAATTTTTTGTAGCTGTTTATTGGCATTGCATAATTGTGTTATTTACTGACATTGTcctataaaacaataaatgatcATGTAATAAAAATCCAGAAGATAAACAAAATTATCATGCATTTTTCCAGAATATTGTATATTCTGATATGAGTAAAAGCAATTcatacaaaaaacacaattagAATCAACAACTTTAATAACTAATGAAATACAAGGGGTGCTCTGAAACAAATAACTTAATAATTTTacattacaaatacaaattCTCAATATAAAAGTGAAAAGGTACTTGTTACCACCTGAAAAATGGAAGTACATTAGGTCTTTGATTCAGAAACGCTGATCAATATGATTACTATAGCAAGGGGTTTCTGCCAAAGCAactaacaaactaacaaaatacATTATCTTATGAACAATTTAGGTAACAAgaaaaatacactacaatgGACACAGTTTGCTCAAATGTGAATtgatattaaaagaaaaaatgaatagaCTTTAAGAGCCCAGTCAGGAATTTCTGCAGTAGACAGGCTAATTTTTTTGTGCTAACACACAAAAGACACATAAAACAGGAATAATGCAGCAAGACTGCCGTCACTAAAAAATGCAACATGCATGTTGGCCGTGCACCCTTGTCATAAAATCAGAGCCGAGGTCCTGATTATTGCAGCTCCTGATTGTGGCTTTAGGGATGTGAAGAGTGAAGCTAGCAAATGTTTTGTCAGAGCCCTTACTTGTCTTTATGGCTCACAGTAGAATAATCTGGAAGCTAAAAGGCAGCCTCTGATTACTGGTTAGTGAAATTATAATTGTCTTCGACAGTGCCAGTTTCACATTATGAAGAGTGAAATGAGGATAAGATATTAAGTGTCCCAGATACAATCACTCAGATCTAGGTAATGATATGCTTTAACATCAGCCAAGGCTGCCTTCAGAGTATATGATCTTCATTATATAGGAAGAGAGTTCAAGACATACTCAGCCAGTCACATAAAAATGGCAATGATAAGAAAgtttggggttgttttttttccagctaaACAGCATGTAcactggaaaatgtaaaaattcgcAAACTTACCCAGTAAAACAGTTCTagtataataaaaaaacagcaaaaaataacTAGCAGCCATTCTGTGTACTGAACAATTTGAGGATGCCATCGCTTTGCCATGTTTTCTGCTACCTATTTAACCACATGAGAAATACAGAATAGGTCCAACCTTATGTTTATATAACACTTCTGAGAATGTACTCTAATCTAAACTACTGGAACTGGGGAAACATAGAAAAACATAGGAATTAGGAAAAATACTGAAGATAAATGCAAGAATGAAAAAGATTTTGTTTCCATGGATAATCACATAACCTTTAATAGCTTCTTGTATCAAAATATCTCCAATATTCTAATGTTTGAGATTTCAACAAAATTTCACAAAAGCCTAAATAATTCTGAAAGgcttcaaataaatataaatataattaaaagattATTTGTAAACAGCCAACCAGAAACTATTTAAGCAATGTAGACTTGTCTCTTGGCTTGAAGCTTAAACCGTGCTGGGTGGCAAACAGGATCGCATCATCAACTGAAGGAGTACCTCTGTTCTGATGTCACACAGCAGTTCTCCTGAATTAATTCACACAAACCCAGATGTGCGTCTCACAGTGCATTTGTTATGCACTTCCTCTGTCTAAAACCAGTTTACAAATGctacaaacaaaaaacccataaatttcactaaaacaaacaaaaggaaacactggtttaatatttaatgaactatatctttacattaacatttcaaGCATAAAATACACTATACATTTATTAATTGCCTACTTTGGAGCAATTAAATCCATACATGGCAATTCAGTAACATAACACTCTGGACTGGCTCATGAATTCAGCCAGTGAGGGAAAATTAAACCTCTgctgaaacaaaaaaacataaaccTGATTATCCACCAGAAGCTTGGCTAGGCTCAATATACATGAAAAGCTTTGActctgtcttctttctttctgagcTATAA
This genomic interval from Pygocentrus nattereri isolate fPygNat1 chromosome 21, fPygNat1.pri, whole genome shotgun sequence contains the following:
- the olfml3b gene encoding olfactomedin-like protein 3A, with the translated sequence MMRTLQLVVVLLCGLAAAQQQALMDYLERRLLAIEDRISLWHEQTSRYASELREFKQQMVTQLEGLDKNKEALRTELDSVGARVDRVEREMDYLETQSGAQPCVDVDDKLVEQQVTVAKERNKAKYAKLTDCSDMISSVKAMKILKRMGGSKGMWTKDMGSSSGKVYIFNSTGEDTLYEFSSVRDFTSSQGTSAASTIQLPSAWGGMGHAIYNNHLYYVKDGEEIRLVKFDLQKSKVVDSAVFPAKDQLPVYTLNPETYVDLAADEEGLWAIYATKENENHVSLAKVDPKTLAIEQMWDTPCQRENAEAAFVVCGTVYVVYNSKLPSRSRIQCVFDVSDMVTNDDAPTVYFPKRYGTHSSLKYSPLEQLLYAWDDGYQILYKLQMKKKLDV